One window of Xanthomonas sp. 10-10 genomic DNA carries:
- the panD gene encoding aspartate 1-decarboxylase, translating to MHLSLLKAKIHRATVTHSELNYEGSIAIDGLLLEATGIREFEQVHIWDVTNGARFSTYAIRAEEGSGIISLNGGAARHVQVGDLIIVAAFASMSEAEAETFKPNLVYVDGSNTITHTNHSIPTQAA from the coding sequence ATGCACCTGTCCCTGCTGAAAGCCAAGATCCACCGCGCCACCGTCACCCATTCCGAGCTCAATTACGAGGGCTCGATCGCCATCGACGGCCTGCTGCTGGAAGCCACCGGCATCCGTGAGTTCGAACAGGTGCATATCTGGGACGTCACCAACGGTGCGCGCTTCAGCACCTATGCCATCCGTGCCGAGGAAGGCAGCGGCATCATCTCGCTCAACGGCGGCGCCGCGCGTCACGTGCAGGTCGGTGATCTGATCATCGTTGCGGCGTTTGCCAGCATGAGCGAAGCCGAAGCCGAGACCTTCAAGCCCAATCTGGTATATGTGGACGGCAGCAACACGATCACCCACACCAACCACAGCATCCCCACGCAGGCCGCATGA
- the panC gene encoding pantoate--beta-alanine ligase, giving the protein MIQTITDLSALRALVTGWKREGLRVALVPTMGNLHAGHYSLVMLARQYADRVVSSVFVNPTQFGPNEDFARYPRTPESDLRGLEDAGCDALWLPDVDTMYPLGTALATPIHAPGVSDVLEGVCRPGHFDGVCTVVARLFNQVQPDVAAFGKKDYQQLAVIRQMVADLAFPIEILGGSIVREADGLAMSSRNQYLSAEDRPVSAQIRKVLLQMRDSYAAGTQRAQVEEAATQALEQAGFRVDYAVVRLPDLSEPGDSHAGARVVLIAARLGTTRLIDNLEF; this is encoded by the coding sequence ATGATCCAGACCATTACCGATCTTTCCGCCCTGCGCGCCCTGGTCACCGGCTGGAAGCGCGAGGGCTTGCGCGTGGCACTGGTGCCGACCATGGGCAACCTGCACGCCGGCCACTATTCGCTGGTGATGCTGGCGCGCCAGTACGCCGACCGCGTGGTGTCGAGCGTATTCGTCAACCCGACCCAGTTCGGCCCGAACGAAGACTTCGCGCGTTACCCGCGCACCCCTGAATCCGACCTGCGCGGGCTGGAAGACGCCGGTTGCGATGCGCTATGGCTGCCGGACGTGGACACCATGTATCCGCTCGGCACCGCGCTGGCCACGCCGATCCACGCGCCGGGCGTCAGCGACGTGCTGGAAGGCGTGTGCCGTCCAGGCCATTTCGACGGCGTCTGCACGGTGGTGGCGCGCCTGTTCAACCAGGTGCAGCCGGATGTGGCAGCGTTCGGCAAGAAGGATTACCAGCAGCTGGCGGTGATCCGGCAGATGGTGGCCGACCTGGCGTTTCCGATCGAGATCCTGGGCGGCAGCATCGTGCGCGAGGCCGATGGCCTGGCGATGAGCTCGCGCAATCAATATCTGTCGGCCGAGGATCGGCCGGTGTCGGCGCAGATCCGCAAGGTGCTGCTGCAGATGCGCGACAGCTACGCTGCCGGCACCCAGCGTGCGCAGGTCGAAGAGGCTGCCACCCAGGCGCTGGAACAGGCCGGTTTCCGCGTCGATTACGCGGTAGTGCGGCTGCCCGACCTGAGCGAGCCGGGCGACAGCCACGCCGGCGCGCGCGTGGTCTTGATCGCCGCCCGCCTGGGCACCACGCGGCTGATCGACAACCTGGAATTCTGA
- the panB gene encoding 3-methyl-2-oxobutanoate hydroxymethyltransferase, translating to MSSHTDSKPWTVPALAQAKREGRKLVMLTAYDAGFARTFDANGVDLILVGDSLGMVVQGHDSTLPVTTADMVYHTAAVARVLERALLVADLSFQADATPERALVSATRLLQAGAEMVKIEGAGHKLEVIRYLVEREIPVCSHLGLTPQSVLRFGGYKVQGRGEAGEQLRRDAQAVVDAGASMIVLECVPTPIAAQISADLSVPTIGIGAGPGCDGQVLVMHDMLGLDSGHRRPKFVKDFLAEGGSVAGAVRAYAQAVRDGSFPDAEHAYAA from the coding sequence ATGAGCAGCCATACCGACAGCAAGCCCTGGACCGTGCCCGCCTTGGCGCAGGCCAAGCGCGAGGGTCGAAAACTGGTCATGTTGACCGCCTACGACGCCGGCTTTGCGCGGACTTTCGACGCCAATGGCGTGGACCTGATCCTGGTCGGCGATTCGCTCGGCATGGTGGTGCAGGGGCACGATTCCACCTTGCCTGTCACCACCGCCGACATGGTCTATCACACCGCCGCGGTGGCACGCGTGCTGGAGCGGGCCTTGCTGGTGGCCGATCTGTCGTTCCAGGCCGATGCCACGCCCGAGCGCGCACTGGTCTCCGCCACCCGGCTGCTGCAGGCCGGCGCGGAGATGGTCAAGATCGAGGGCGCCGGGCACAAGCTCGAGGTGATCCGCTATCTGGTCGAGCGCGAGATCCCGGTGTGTTCGCACCTGGGGCTGACCCCGCAATCGGTGCTGCGGTTTGGCGGCTACAAAGTGCAGGGCCGCGGCGAGGCAGGCGAGCAGTTGCGCCGCGATGCGCAGGCGGTGGTCGATGCCGGCGCCAGCATGATCGTGCTGGAATGCGTGCCCACGCCGATCGCCGCGCAGATCAGCGCCGACCTCAGCGTGCCCACCATCGGCATTGGTGCCGGCCCGGGCTGCGACGGCCAGGTGCTGGTGATGCACGACATGCTGGGCCTGGACAGCGGCCATCGCCGTCCCAAGTTCGTCAAGGATTTCCTGGCCGAAGGCGGTTCGGTGGCCGGTGCGGTGCGTGCCTATGCCCAGGCCGTGCGCGATGGCAGCTTCCCCGATGCAGAGCACGCGTACGCCGCATGA
- the pgi gene encoding glucose-6-phosphate isomerase, with amino-acid sequence MTHTNGFDALHAHAQRLRGAAIPALLAAEPQRPTQYARQVGPLYFNFARQKYDRAALDALFAIARERDLAGAFQRLFRGEQVNVTEQRAALHTALRGDLTDAPVASEAYATAAEVRQRMGALIQQLEATDVTDIVSVGIGGSDLGPRLVADALRAPSGARFRVHFVSNVDGAAMQRTLATLDPARTAGILISKTFGTQETLLNGGILHAWLGGSERLYAVSANPERAAKAFDIAPSRVLPMWDWVGGRYSLWSAVGFPIALAIGFERFEQLLEGAAQFDAHALDTPLEENVAVLHGLTAVWNRNLLGSATHAVMTYDQRLALLPAYLQQLVMESLGKRVKLDGSAVDSDTVSVWWGGAGTDVQHSFFQALHQGTSVVPADFIGTVHNDDPYAENHVALMANVLAQTEALANGQDSSDPHRSYPGGRPSTVILLDALTPQALGALISMYEHSVYVQSVMWGINAFDQFGVELGKQLASQLLPALKGEAADVADPVTRELLAKLRG; translated from the coding sequence ATGACACACACCAACGGATTCGACGCGCTTCACGCCCACGCCCAGCGCCTGCGCGGCGCTGCCATCCCCGCATTGCTTGCCGCCGAGCCGCAACGGCCGACGCAGTACGCCAGGCAGGTCGGTCCGTTGTATTTCAATTTCGCGCGGCAGAAGTACGACCGCGCCGCGCTCGATGCTTTGTTCGCGATCGCGCGCGAGCGTGACCTGGCCGGCGCGTTCCAGCGCCTGTTCCGCGGCGAGCAGGTCAACGTCACCGAACAGCGCGCTGCATTGCATACCGCGTTGCGCGGCGACCTGACCGATGCGCCGGTGGCCTCCGAAGCATATGCAACCGCTGCGGAAGTGCGCCAACGCATGGGCGCGCTGATCCAGCAACTCGAAGCCACCGACGTTACCGATATCGTCAGCGTCGGCATCGGCGGCTCGGACCTGGGGCCGCGGCTGGTGGCCGATGCCTTGCGTGCGCCGTCGGGTGCGCGGTTTCGCGTGCATTTCGTCTCCAACGTCGATGGCGCGGCGATGCAGCGCACGCTGGCCACGCTGGACCCGGCTCGCACTGCCGGCATCCTGATTTCCAAGACCTTCGGCACCCAGGAAACCCTGCTCAATGGCGGCATCCTGCACGCCTGGCTGGGCGGCAGCGAGCGGCTGTACGCGGTGAGTGCCAATCCCGAGCGTGCCGCCAAGGCCTTCGACATCGCGCCGAGCCGCGTGCTGCCGATGTGGGACTGGGTCGGTGGCCGTTATTCGCTGTGGTCGGCGGTGGGTTTCCCGATCGCCCTGGCGATAGGTTTCGAACGTTTCGAACAATTGCTGGAAGGCGCCGCGCAGTTCGACGCGCATGCGCTCGACACACCGCTGGAAGAAAACGTTGCCGTGCTGCACGGCCTGACGGCGGTGTGGAACCGCAACCTGCTCGGCAGCGCCACGCATGCGGTGATGACCTACGACCAGCGCCTGGCCTTGTTGCCGGCGTATCTGCAGCAGCTGGTGATGGAGAGCCTGGGCAAGCGGGTCAAGCTCGACGGTTCTGCGGTGGACAGCGACACCGTGTCGGTGTGGTGGGGCGGTGCGGGCACCGACGTGCAGCACAGCTTCTTCCAGGCGTTGCACCAGGGCACCAGCGTGGTGCCGGCCGATTTCATCGGCACCGTGCACAACGACGATCCGTATGCGGAAAACCATGTCGCGCTGATGGCCAACGTGCTGGCGCAGACCGAAGCGCTGGCCAACGGCCAGGACAGCAGCGATCCGCACCGCAGCTATCCGGGCGGCCGCCCGAGCACGGTGATCCTGCTCGATGCGCTGACCCCGCAAGCGTTGGGCGCGCTGATCTCGATGTACGAGCACAGCGTCTACGTGCAGTCGGTGATGTGGGGCATCAATGCGTTCGACCAGTTCGGCGTGGAGCTGGGCAAACAGCTGGCCAGCCAGTTGCTGCCGGCATTGAAGGGCGAGGCCGCCGATGTGGCCGACCCGGTGACCCGCGAGCTACTGGCCAAACTGCGCGGTTGA
- a CDS encoding AAA family ATPase, whose amino-acid sequence MGNILVLAGVNGAGKSSLLGTLLREDGASWFNPDAFTRALVEQGWTLEDANAQAWQEGVRRLRQAMADGSDYAFETTLGANTIPRLLREACAQHTVAIWFCGLATVELHIERVAARVAAGGHAIAEHRIRERFDASRANLIALLPHLSVLHVYDNSAPADTAGQAAPLLVLELDRSGLQYPQTPDELAQVPGWAKPIVMAALETRRVF is encoded by the coding sequence ATGGGAAACATCCTGGTATTGGCGGGCGTCAACGGCGCCGGCAAGAGTTCGCTGCTGGGCACCCTGCTGCGGGAAGACGGTGCCAGCTGGTTCAACCCGGATGCGTTCACCAGAGCGCTGGTGGAGCAGGGCTGGACACTGGAAGATGCCAATGCGCAAGCCTGGCAGGAGGGCGTGCGACGGCTGCGCCAGGCGATGGCCGATGGCAGCGACTATGCCTTCGAAACCACGTTGGGCGCGAACACCATCCCGCGCTTGCTGCGCGAGGCCTGTGCGCAGCACACGGTGGCTATCTGGTTCTGCGGTCTGGCGACGGTGGAGCTGCACATCGAACGCGTTGCAGCGCGGGTAGCCGCGGGTGGCCATGCGATCGCCGAGCACAGGATCCGCGAGCGCTTCGATGCCTCGCGCGCCAACCTGATCGCCTTGCTGCCGCATCTGTCGGTGCTACACGTCTACGACAACAGCGCACCGGCCGATACCGCAGGGCAGGCTGCGCCGTTGCTGGTGCTGGAACTGGACCGCAGCGGCCTGCAGTATCCGCAAACGCCCGACGAATTGGCGCAGGTGCCCGGTTGGGCCAAGCCCATCGTGATGGCGGCACTGGAAACGCGTCGCGTGTTTTGA
- the folE2 gene encoding GTP cyclohydrolase FolE2 — protein sequence MSATLPDVAVTELPTLSAPLRWVGMHDIAIPVRLDEAEPSGTVAARASVQVDLPRAEIKGIHMSRLYRLLDRHLEQPVSPAMLSQLLQALIDSHADCGSRAARVTLSLEVMLRTPALLSEGLAGWRAYPVRIDAQCREGRSLVSLQIDVLYASTCPCSAALSRQLLSEAFVQQHAGRAMLQVDDIAQWLQVHGSYATPHSQRSVAQVRVDLLACLQRLDIRALIGVCEQALATPVQAAVRRIDEQAFARLNGANLMYVEDAARRLRMALAERYTAFDVAVRHLESLHAHDAVAETGSHADADAFDPFAQ from the coding sequence ATGTCCGCCACGCTTCCCGATGTTGCCGTTACCGAACTGCCCACGTTGAGCGCACCGTTGCGCTGGGTGGGGATGCACGATATTGCCATCCCCGTGCGCCTGGACGAGGCCGAGCCCAGTGGCACCGTCGCCGCCCGCGCCAGCGTGCAGGTCGACCTGCCGCGCGCGGAGATCAAGGGCATCCATATGTCGCGGTTGTACCGCCTGCTGGATCGGCATCTGGAACAGCCGGTCTCGCCGGCGATGTTGTCGCAGTTGTTGCAGGCCTTGATCGACAGTCATGCCGACTGCGGCAGCCGCGCGGCGCGGGTGACGCTGTCGCTCGAGGTGATGCTGCGTACGCCGGCCTTGCTCAGCGAGGGCCTGGCCGGGTGGCGCGCCTACCCGGTACGCATCGACGCGCAATGCAGGGAAGGGCGCAGCCTGGTCAGCCTGCAGATCGACGTGCTGTATGCCTCGACCTGCCCGTGTTCGGCCGCGTTGTCGCGGCAGTTGTTGAGCGAGGCCTTCGTGCAGCAGCATGCAGGTCGCGCCATGCTGCAGGTGGACGACATTGCGCAGTGGCTACAGGTGCACGGTTCGTACGCCACGCCCCACAGTCAGCGCAGCGTGGCGCAGGTGCGTGTGGATCTGCTGGCCTGCCTGCAGCGGCTGGATATCCGCGCATTGATCGGCGTCTGCGAACAGGCATTGGCAACGCCGGTGCAGGCCGCGGTACGGCGTATCGACGAGCAGGCATTCGCCCGCTTGAATGGCGCCAACCTGATGTATGTGGAAGATGCCGCGCGGCGTCTGCGCATGGCGTTGGCCGAGCGCTACACGGCCTTCGACGTGGCGGTGCGTCACCTGGAAAGCCTGCATGCCCACGACGCCGTCGCCGAAACCGGCAGTCATGCCGATGCCGACGCGTTTGATCCCTTCGCCCAGTGA
- the pcnB gene encoding polynucleotide adenylyltransferase PcnB, with protein MGNPATQDGSAIIEPSVTSPFTLRVIPRDQHTISRKDISPNALRVLYRLRESGFGAYLVGGAVRDLLVGGHPKDFDVATSATPEEVKALFRNCRLIGRRFRLAHVVFGREIIEVATFRANIDDGSGDRELDNGRLVRDNVYGSIEDDAIRRDFTCNALYYAIEDFSVRDYCGGFEDVQAKLMKLIGDPELRYQEDPVRMLRAVRLAAKLNFDIEAGTAEPIPRLAGLLSEAAPARLFEEILKLFLSGHGVASFEGLERYGLLGALFPESAAALKSNRSGALRAMVLEGLRNTDARVANDEPVSPAFLFALLLWPAFCRTLMALQAQGVQPEDAQRRAADRVTLHQLERVALPRRFSLPMQEIWLLQTRFSSRQRKRVFRTLSHPRFRAAFDFLVLRQFASADHAADVEFWREAQKSSGQELVDAIDSAQADHDGDEGAPRKRRRRRRRTGAAAGE; from the coding sequence TTGGGCAATCCTGCAACACAAGACGGAAGCGCCATCATCGAACCCTCAGTTACATCCCCGTTCACGCTGCGCGTCATCCCGCGCGATCAGCACACCATTTCGCGCAAGGACATCAGCCCCAACGCGCTACGCGTGCTGTATCGCCTGCGCGAGTCCGGCTTTGGCGCCTATCTGGTCGGCGGCGCGGTCCGCGACCTGCTGGTCGGCGGCCACCCCAAGGATTTCGACGTCGCCACCAGCGCCACGCCGGAAGAGGTCAAGGCGCTGTTCCGCAATTGCCGATTGATCGGCCGCCGTTTTCGTCTGGCGCATGTGGTGTTCGGCCGCGAGATCATCGAAGTGGCCACCTTCCGCGCCAATATCGACGACGGCAGCGGCGACCGCGAACTGGATAACGGCCGGCTGGTGCGCGACAACGTCTACGGCAGCATCGAAGACGATGCGATCCGTCGCGACTTCACCTGCAACGCCCTGTACTACGCGATCGAAGATTTTTCGGTGCGCGACTACTGCGGCGGCTTCGAAGACGTGCAGGCAAAGCTGATGAAGTTGATCGGCGACCCGGAGCTGCGTTACCAGGAAGATCCGGTGCGCATGCTGCGTGCCGTGCGGCTGGCGGCCAAGTTGAACTTCGACATCGAAGCCGGCACCGCAGAACCGATCCCGCGTCTGGCCGGGCTGTTGTCCGAAGCCGCGCCGGCGCGGCTGTTCGAAGAGATTCTCAAGCTGTTCCTGTCCGGGCACGGCGTGGCGAGTTTCGAAGGCCTGGAGCGTTACGGTCTGCTTGGCGCGCTGTTCCCCGAAAGTGCGGCGGCGCTCAAATCCAACCGTAGCGGCGCCTTGCGCGCGATGGTGCTGGAAGGCTTGCGCAATACCGATGCGCGCGTGGCCAACGACGAGCCGGTGTCGCCGGCGTTCCTGTTTGCGTTGCTGTTGTGGCCGGCGTTCTGCCGCACATTGATGGCGCTGCAGGCGCAGGGCGTGCAGCCGGAAGATGCGCAGCGTCGCGCCGCCGACCGGGTCACCCTGCACCAGCTGGAGCGGGTGGCATTGCCGCGCCGCTTCTCGTTGCCGATGCAGGAAATCTGGCTGCTGCAGACGCGCTTCTCGTCGCGTCAACGCAAGCGTGTGTTCCGCACCCTGTCGCATCCGCGCTTCCGCGCCGCGTTCGACTTCTTGGTGCTGCGCCAGTTTGCCTCTGCCGATCACGCTGCCGATGTCGAGTTCTGGCGCGAGGCGCAGAAATCGTCCGGCCAGGAGCTGGTCGATGCGATCGACTCTGCGCAGGCCGATCACGACGGCGACGAGGGTGCGCCGCGCAAGCGTCGCCGCCGCCGCCGCCGCACCGGCGCCGCCGCAGGCGAGTAG
- the folK gene encoding 2-amino-4-hydroxy-6-hydroxymethyldihydropteridine diphosphokinase: MHTAFVGLGANLGPAEASVRAAIAALGEVPQSTLIAASRLYRTPAWGREDQPDFINAVAQLQTGLAPLALLDALLGIEQAFGRQREAGERWGPRTLDLDLLLYADQVIDLPRLQVPHPHLHARGFALLPLFELAPETIIPGHGTVRHALQAIDVCGLEPIG; the protein is encoded by the coding sequence ATGCACACCGCCTTTGTCGGCCTGGGTGCCAACCTGGGCCCGGCCGAGGCCAGCGTGCGCGCGGCCATCGCCGCGCTGGGCGAGGTGCCGCAGTCCACGTTGATTGCCGCCTCGCGCCTGTACCGCACACCGGCTTGGGGCCGCGAAGACCAGCCCGACTTCATCAATGCCGTGGCGCAGCTGCAGACCGGGCTTGCCCCGCTGGCGCTGCTGGATGCCTTGCTGGGCATCGAGCAGGCCTTCGGCCGGCAGCGTGAGGCCGGCGAGCGCTGGGGCCCGCGCACGCTGGACCTGGATCTGCTGCTGTACGCCGATCAGGTGATCGACCTGCCACGGTTGCAGGTGCCGCACCCGCATCTGCACGCGCGCGGCTTCGCCCTGCTGCCGCTGTTCGAGCTGGCGCCGGAGACGATCATTCCGGGCCATGGAACAGTGCGACACGCCCTGCAGGCCATCGATGTCTGTGGGCTGGAGCCGATTGGGTAG
- a CDS encoding N-acetylmuramoyl-L-alanine amidase yields MRRRQVLRTVGAALVLSPSLVHGQSLPRLRNCTLQRQEAGLRLRLALSTQVAYRSFSLSDPARLVIDLSGISAQPPQMDPLPEGVAVAAIRSGPHGDGLRVVLDLSQPLTATPQWEGSALVFDLAAASGTVPLSAADPAIAAAAFTRSRLHPYVIAIDAGHGGKDPGAVSADARYEKHVAMAVAGRLHQRLAADPRYRPSMIRSDDRFVPLHERVLLAHRHNADLFVSIHADAAPNSQARGASVFALSESGASSALARWIADSENAADDMGDSARRLRVPSNPVLSQVLADLSLSGTIASSLQFGKLMLGRLQQVTRLHQDQVGQAGFAVLKSPDIPSLLVETGFMSNRDDCNRLCGGTHQDELAQTLHAGIDDYFQAFPGRA; encoded by the coding sequence ATGAGGCGGCGGCAGGTGCTGCGCACCGTCGGCGCAGCCTTGGTGCTGTCGCCGAGCCTGGTCCACGGACAATCGCTGCCGCGGCTGCGCAACTGCACCCTGCAGCGTCAGGAGGCGGGGCTGCGACTTCGACTCGCCTTGAGTACGCAGGTCGCCTACCGCAGTTTCAGCCTGTCCGACCCGGCGCGCTTGGTCATCGATCTGTCGGGCATTTCGGCGCAGCCACCGCAGATGGATCCATTGCCCGAAGGTGTCGCCGTCGCTGCCATCCGCAGCGGCCCGCATGGTGACGGGCTACGCGTGGTGCTCGATCTGTCGCAGCCGCTGACGGCCACGCCGCAGTGGGAAGGCAGTGCGTTGGTATTCGATCTTGCTGCCGCTTCCGGCACTGTCCCGTTGTCCGCAGCCGATCCGGCTATTGCGGCGGCTGCGTTCACACGCTCGCGCCTGCATCCGTACGTAATCGCCATCGACGCCGGCCATGGCGGCAAGGATCCGGGGGCGGTCAGCGCGGATGCCCGCTACGAGAAACATGTCGCCATGGCGGTGGCCGGGCGGCTGCACCAGCGCCTGGCGGCCGATCCGCGTTACCGGCCGAGCATGATCCGTAGCGACGACCGCTTCGTGCCGCTACACGAGCGTGTACTGCTCGCGCATCGGCACAACGCCGATCTGTTCGTGTCCATTCATGCCGATGCCGCGCCCAACAGCCAGGCGCGTGGCGCCTCGGTATTCGCCTTGTCCGAGAGCGGGGCCAGCTCGGCCCTGGCCCGCTGGATTGCCGACAGCGAAAACGCCGCCGACGACATGGGCGACAGCGCACGCCGCCTGCGCGTGCCCAGCAACCCGGTGCTGTCGCAGGTGCTGGCCGACCTGTCGCTGAGCGGCACCATCGCCAGCAGCCTGCAGTTCGGCAAGCTGATGCTCGGCCGCCTGCAGCAGGTGACGCGCCTGCACCAGGATCAGGTGGGGCAGGCCGGCTTTGCGGTGCTGAAGTCGCCGGATATTCCGTCGTTGCTGGTGGAAACCGGCTTCATGAGCAATCGCGACGATTGCAACAGGCTTTGCGGCGGTACCCATCAGGACGAGCTGGCGCAGACGCTGCATGCGGGCATCGACGATTACTTCCAGGCCTTCCCCGGTCGCGCTTGA
- a CDS encoding alkaline phosphatase PhoX — MSASPDPSRRRLMQLLAAVPLLPLGSASAAAFQQLGSAALAARPLRPSENPTRLVSATFHGMPAPSLANPAAMATTTVGSALTVARSDGSTQRYALAYHPFFVTGDQVPDGKGGTVLAGGYYDIQHRPIIDRSKPGAERPFFSDCPDGSSLLTLPDAKVPGVKGNHVFAVVQFEYTTRDQAGNDTNRHLPAPIAVLTLDQDPVTGKLSLVKYHNVDTAPVHGLWTTCGASLSPWNTHLSSEEYEPDATALAGNTQFRSYSTHLYGDPDKANPYHYGHLPEITVHPDGTGSVRKHYCLGRISHELVQVMPDQRTVLMGDDATNGGLFMFIADRKADLSSGSLYVGKWHQTSGVGPGAATLSWIKLGHATSAEIQAMADRLTAADILDVHLSDPGDASFTKIPFNGTFNWIRIKPGMEKAATYLETHRYAALAGGSLGFTKLEGTTVNAHDKVAYMAMSYIVTSMRNGSGDVKVEGPDAGAVYALNLRGGQRDSHGAAIHSDWVPIDMAAPAALTGHDLASADTLGNLADPERLANPDNLKFSEALRTLFIGEDSSLHVNNFLWAYNVDSGALTRVLSVPAGAESTGLHAVDQIHGWTYVMSNFQHPGDWESPLHDTVKATLNPLIRANYKNRFGAAVGYLTGDPVAVQLSKA; from the coding sequence ATGTCCGCCTCCCCCGACCCCTCCCGTCGCCGCCTCATGCAACTGCTGGCGGCCGTCCCCCTGTTGCCGCTCGGCAGCGCCAGCGCCGCCGCGTTCCAGCAGCTGGGCAGCGCCGCGCTGGCGGCGCGCCCGCTGCGGCCTTCGGAAAACCCCACCCGTCTGGTCTCGGCCACTTTCCATGGCATGCCCGCGCCCAGCCTGGCCAACCCGGCCGCGATGGCCACCACCACGGTGGGCTCGGCGCTGACCGTAGCGCGTAGCGATGGCAGCACCCAGCGCTATGCACTGGCCTACCACCCGTTCTTCGTCACCGGCGACCAGGTCCCCGACGGCAAAGGCGGCACCGTGCTGGCCGGCGGCTATTACGACATCCAGCATCGCCCCATCATCGACCGCTCCAAGCCCGGCGCCGAACGCCCGTTCTTTTCCGACTGCCCGGACGGCTCATCGCTGCTGACCCTGCCCGATGCCAAGGTGCCCGGGGTCAAGGGCAACCATGTGTTTGCGGTAGTACAGTTCGAATACACCACCCGCGACCAGGCCGGCAACGACACCAACCGCCATCTGCCCGCGCCGATCGCGGTGCTGACGCTGGACCAGGACCCGGTCACCGGCAAGCTGTCGCTGGTGAAGTACCACAACGTCGACACCGCCCCGGTGCACGGGCTGTGGACCACCTGCGGCGCCAGCCTGTCGCCCTGGAATACCCACCTGTCCAGCGAAGAGTACGAACCCGACGCCACCGCACTGGCCGGCAACACGCAGTTCCGCAGCTACAGCACGCATCTGTACGGCGACCCGGACAAGGCCAATCCGTATCACTACGGCCATCTGCCCGAAATCACCGTGCACCCGGATGGAACGGGGAGCGTCCGCAAGCACTATTGCCTGGGCCGCATCTCGCACGAGCTAGTGCAGGTGATGCCCGACCAGCGCACCGTGCTGATGGGCGACGACGCCACCAACGGTGGGCTGTTCATGTTCATCGCCGACCGCAAGGCGGACCTGTCGTCCGGATCGTTGTACGTCGGCAAGTGGCACCAGACCTCCGGTGTCGGCCCGGGCGCGGCCACGCTGAGCTGGATCAAGTTGGGGCATGCCACCAGCGCCGAGATCCAGGCAATGGCCGACCGCCTCACCGCCGCCGACATCCTCGATGTGCATCTGAGCGACCCCGGCGATGCCAGCTTCACCAAGATCCCGTTCAACGGTACCTTCAACTGGATCCGCATCAAGCCCGGCATGGAAAAGGCCGCCACGTATCTGGAAACCCATCGCTACGCGGCATTGGCCGGCGGCAGCCTGGGCTTTACCAAGCTCGAAGGCACCACCGTCAACGCCCACGACAAGGTCGCCTACATGGCGATGTCCTACATCGTCACCAGCATGCGCAACGGCTCGGGCGACGTGAAGGTGGAAGGCCCGGATGCAGGCGCGGTGTATGCATTGAATCTGCGCGGCGGCCAGCGCGACAGCCACGGCGCGGCGATCCATAGCGACTGGGTGCCGATCGACATGGCGGCCCCGGCCGCGCTCACCGGGCATGACCTGGCTTCCGCCGATACACTGGGCAATCTCGCCGACCCGGAGCGCCTTGCCAACCCGGACAATCTCAAGTTCTCCGAAGCGCTGCGCACCTTGTTCATCGGCGAAGACAGCAGCCTGCACGTCAACAACTTCCTGTGGGCCTACAACGTGGACAGCGGCGCGCTGACACGCGTGCTGTCGGTGCCGGCCGGCGCCGAATCCACCGGCCTGCACGCGGTCGACCAGATCCACGGCTGGACCTACGTGATGAGCAACTTCCAGCACCCCGGCGACTGGGAAAGCCCGCTGCACGACACTGTCAAGGCGACGCTGAATCCACTGATCCGCGCCAACTACAAGAACCGCTTCGGCGCGGCGGTGGGCTACCTCACCGGCGACCCGGTGGCGGTGCAATTGAGCAAGGCGTAG
- a CDS encoding type II toxin-antitoxin system prevent-host-death family antitoxin, with translation MSRHQDLPELERAPAADIKIKGWPSLMRKVRAHGAVVITNHNHPEAVVVDAEEYRHLVRQAGASADATTRAQSLQALQARFDAHLAAVVDGAVLAQVIAKPARRGRKVALGPSL, from the coding sequence ATGTCCCGCCATCAAGACCTGCCCGAGCTCGAAAGAGCGCCGGCAGCCGATATCAAGATCAAGGGCTGGCCCAGCCTGATGCGCAAGGTGCGCGCCCACGGCGCGGTCGTCATCACCAATCACAATCACCCCGAAGCGGTGGTGGTGGATGCCGAGGAATACCGGCATCTGGTGCGGCAGGCCGGCGCGTCTGCCGATGCGACCACGCGCGCGCAGTCGCTGCAGGCCTTGCAGGCCAGATTCGACGCGCATCTTGCCGCGGTTGTCGATGGCGCAGTGTTGGCCCAGGTGATCGCCAAGCCCGCACGCCGTGGCCGCAAGGTCGCCTTGGGACCGTCGCTCTGA